A genome region from Sebastes umbrosus isolate fSebUmb1 chromosome 22, fSebUmb1.pri, whole genome shotgun sequence includes the following:
- the eif4a1a gene encoding LOW QUALITY PROTEIN: eukaryotic translation initiation factor 4A1A (The sequence of the model RefSeq protein was modified relative to this genomic sequence to represent the inferred CDS: inserted 1 base in 1 codon): MSAEYDNRDNGPEGMEPDGIIESNWTEITDSFDDMNLREALLXGIYAYGFEKPSAIQQRAIMPCIKGFDVIAQAQSGTGKTATFAISILQQIDVSLKGTQALVLAPTRELAQQIQKVVLALGDYMGASCYACIGGTNIRSEVQKLQAEAPHIVVGTPGRVFDMLTRKNLGSKLIKMFVLDEADEMLSRGFKDQIYEIFQKLGSNTQVVLLSATMPADVLEVTKKFMREPVRILVKKEELTLEGIRQFYINVEKEEWKLDTLCDLYETLTITQAVIFINTRRKVDWLTEKMHARDFTVSALHGDMDQKERDLIMREFRSGSSRVLITTDLLARGIDVQQVSLVINYDLPTNRENYIHRIGRGGRFGRKGVAINMVTEEDRRTLRDIETFYNTTVEEMPMNVADLI; encoded by the exons ATGTCGGCTGAATATGATAATAG AGACAATGGCCCCGAAGGCATGGAGCCAGATGGGATCATTGAG AGCAACTGGACTGAGATCACGGACAGTTTTGATGACATGAACCTGCGCGAGGCCCTTC AGGGAATTTATGCCTATGGTTTTGAGAAGCCCTCTGCTATCCAGCAGAGAGCCATTATGCCTTGTATCAAGG GTTTCGATGTGATCGCTCAGGCCCAGTCTGGCACTGGGAAGACTGCCACCTTTGCCATTTCCATCCTTCAGCAGATTGATGTGTCATTGAAAGGCACTCAGGCTCTGGTCCTGGCTCCCACCAGGGAGCTGGCTCAGCAG ATCCAGAAGGTGGTGCTTGCCCTGGGTGACTACATGGGAGCCAGTTGCTATGCCTGTATTGGAGGGACCAACATCCGCAGTGAAGTCCAGAAGCTCCAGGCTGAAGCCCCTCACATCGTGGTGGGAACCCCCGGCCGCGTCTTCGACATGTTGACTCGCAAAAATCTCG GTTCTAAATTGATCAAAATGTTTGTGCTGGATGAAGCTGACGAGATGCTTAGTCGAGGTTTCAAGGACCAGATCTATGAGATTTTCCAGAAACTTGGAAGCAACACACAG gttgTCCTACTGTCGGCCACCATGCCGGCTGACGTGTTGGAGGTCACAAAGAAGTTCATGCGTGAGCCTGTCCGAATCCTGGTAAAGAAAGAGGAGCTGACCCTCGAGGGTATCCGTCAGTTCTACATCAATGTGGAGAAAGAG GAGTGGAAGTTGGACACGCTGTGTGACTTGTACGAAACCCTGACCATCACACAAGCGGTCATCTTCATCAACACAAGGAGGAAAGTGGACTGGCTGACTGAGAAGATGCACGCCAGAGACTTCACCGTGTCTGCTCTG CACGGTGACATGgaccagaaagagagagacctGATCATGAGGGAGTTCCGCTCCGGCTCCAGTCGAGTCCTCATCACCACTGACCTGCTG gccAGAGGTATTGATGTCCAGCAGGTGTCCCTAGTCATCAACTACGACCTGCCGACCAACAGGGAAAACTACATCCACAG GATTGGCCGGGGCGGTCGTTTCGGCAGGAAGGGAGTCGCCATCAACATGGTGACTGAGGAGGACAGGCGAACCCTGAGGGACATTGAGACATTCTACAACACCACCGTCGAGGAGATGCCCATGAATGTGGCCGATCTGATCTAG